In Thunnus thynnus chromosome 11, fThuThy2.1, whole genome shotgun sequence, the following proteins share a genomic window:
- the zgc:162780 gene encoding putative methyltransferase DDB_G0268948, which produces MAYRLFEGKEHAASYWKYRICPSDQLIQQVLDFLEKQKGQPFELAVDVGCGSGQGTLLLAKHFASVVGTDVSPAQLEMALQHAKGPNITYRQCVAEELPFADSSVDLLTAMSAFHWFDRPRFLKEVHRVLKPRGCLALLNYTIDMELSYPDCCSQTLNQVCKEFYAALQPYRSPHLGPSSIELYREAYESIPYPDKEWQECVWVRRPMPLSSYMGLVESFSSYQALLRGDMQKAVKLSQDICQRLMSIMGVTSAETEVVVGVKHFYLLACKPQQA; this is translated from the exons ATGGCTTACCGTCTGTTTGAAGGCAAGGAGCATGCTGCTTCCTACTGGAAGTACAGGATTTGTCCATCAGATCAGTTAATACAACAGGTGCTCGACTTCCTGGAAAAACAG AAAGGTCAGCCCTTTGAGCTCGCAGTGGACGTGGGTTGTGGCTCGGGTCAGGGGACTTTGCTGCTGGCCAAACACTTTGCTTCTGTGGTGGGGACAGATGTGAGTCCTGCCCAGCTGGAAATGGCTTTGCAGCATGCTAAAGGGCCAAACATCACATATAG ACAGTGTGTGGCTGAGGAGCTGCCATTTGCTGACAGCTCAGTGGACCTGCTGACAGCCATGTCTGCCTTCCACTGGTTTGACAGGCCACGCTTTCTCAAGGAAGTCCACAGAGTCCTGAAGCCTCGCGGCTGCTTGGCTCTGCTCAACTACACCATTGACATGGAACTCAGCTACCCTGACTGCTGCTCACAGACACTCAACCAAGTCTGCAAAGAG TTTTACGCAGCTTTGCAACCTTACCGCAGTCCTCACCTTGGCCCCAGCTCTATCGAGTTGTACAGGGAAGCCTATGAATCCATCCCCTACCCTGACAAAGAGTG gcaggagtgtgtgtgggtgagaaGGCCCATGCCTCTGTCCAGCTACATGGGGTTGGTGGAGTCTTTCTCCAGTTATCAGGCTCTGCTGAGAGGTGACATGCAGAAGGCTGTCAAACTCTCCCAAGACATCTGTCAAAG GTTGATGTCCATAATGGGGGTGACCTCTGCAGAGACAGAGGTGGTTGTGGGTGTGAAGCATTTCTACCTGCTGGCCTGCAAACCACAGCAAGCCTGA